CGACCATGCCGAGGAGAGTTGTCCATGTGAGAAGGCCTGGGATCATTTCTATCGCTCGCTGGACTCGACGTTTTTTTGGATCCGTTGTTTTGGGATCAGGAAAAACAAACGTTGGAAAAGTTGTCTCTGACATTGTTGTAATAGTTAATCAAATACTTTCTTTATAGTATAACACCTCTTCTCTCTTTCTGTGAGAAGTATGCTATACTACCAGAAACAAGCCATTCTGGCAATATTTAGATTCCTTTCTGAACATTCTTTCTCTTCTTGTTTTCTAGCTCTCATCACTTATCTTGCATCCATTATCATAATTTTCTTATGACCAAACTCACTTTTCCATCAGGTTTTCTCTGGGGTGCATCTACCGCCTCTCATCAAGTGGAAGGAAACAATACCAATGACTGGTCCGAGTGGGAGAAAAAGAATGCTCATCGTCTTGTACAAGAATCGAGACAATCTTTCATCACTAACCCACATTGGAAACAATTCAAACAAGAAGCAATCAATCCGCAAAATTATATTTCAGGAACTGCCTGTGATCACTACGCACGATTCGAAAGTGATTTCGATCTCATACAAGAGCTCGGTATGAATGCACATCGATTTTCTCTTGAATGGTCTCGTATCGAACCAAGTGAGGGTGTTTTTGATGAGCACGAGATAGAACATTACCGCACAGTACTTTCTGCCTTGCATAAACGAGGTATCACGCCTTTTGTCACGCTCTGGCACTGGACACTTCCTCTCTGGCTCGCCAAGCAAGGCGGGGTCGCCAATAAACGTTTTCCATTTTATTTTGCACGCTACACCAAGAAAATTATGCAGACACTTGGTGAGGATATCCCTTTTTGGATTACACTAAACGAACCAGATGTCGTCTCTGGGCACGCCTATCTGAAAGGCGCTTGGCCACCACAGAAAAAAAATCTCTTGTTATATTATCGTGTACTTCGTCATCTCGTCAGTGCTCATAAAGAAAGTTATACTCTTATCAAAAAAT
This DNA window, taken from Candidatus Moraniibacteriota bacterium, encodes the following:
- a CDS encoding family 1 glycosylhydrolase, whose product is MTKLTFPSGFLWGASTASHQVEGNNTNDWSEWEKKNAHRLVQESRQSFITNPHWKQFKQEAINPQNYISGTACDHYARFESDFDLIQELGMNAHRFSLEWSRIEPSEGVFDEHEIEHYRTVLSALHKRGITPFVTLWHWTLPLWLAKQGGVANKRFPFYFARYTKKIMQTLGEDIPFWITLNEPDVVSGHAYLKGAWPPQKKNLLLYYRVLRHLVSAHKESYTLIKKSFPHAQVGIAKHNIWFEAVGNTYINRLLKKIADFFWNDWFLRQIQNEQDFIGLNHYNHHRINNGFNKNENKIQTDFGWEFYPESLYHAVIELKKYYKPIYITEHGIADSSDMLRPRFLKESLTALHRAIADGADVRGYLHWSLLDNFEWDKGYWLRFGLIAVDFTTQIRTPRESAILYADICKSNTLETEITKEEN